From Companilactobacillus heilongjiangensis, one genomic window encodes:
- a CDS encoding aspartate-semialdehyde dehydrogenase, which translates to MSGYTVAILGATGAVGTRLIQQLEQSTIPVSKIKLLASYRSAGKKLQFKGQEVTVEEAKPESFEGVDLVLASAGGAVSKKLLPEAVKRGAVCVDNTSAFRMDEDVPLVVPEVNEAALYNHRGIIANPNCSTIQMMVALEPIRKAFGLKQIIVSTYQAASGAGQSALNELYAEAQDYLDGKDMKADIFPTKGDKEHYPLAFNLLPQIDVLEDNLYSHEEWKMIHETKKIMLGDMNSPEIKVTATCVRVPVPISHGESVYIEVADKSATTEKIQQLIREAPGAVLQDDPDHQVYPQPINAVGSRDTFVGRIRPDLENEGAFNMWVVSDNLLKGAAWNTVQIAERLVADDLVSVPAAE; encoded by the coding sequence ATGAGTGGATATACAGTAGCAATTTTAGGTGCCACAGGTGCCGTTGGAACACGTTTAATTCAACAATTGGAACAGTCAACTATTCCAGTAAGTAAAATTAAGTTGTTGGCTTCATATCGTTCTGCAGGTAAGAAACTACAATTTAAAGGTCAAGAAGTAACCGTTGAAGAAGCCAAACCAGAGTCATTTGAAGGTGTCGATCTAGTGTTGGCATCAGCTGGTGGAGCCGTTTCTAAGAAACTCTTGCCTGAGGCAGTTAAACGTGGTGCGGTCTGTGTCGACAATACCAGTGCTTTTAGAATGGATGAAGATGTGCCATTGGTTGTCCCCGAAGTTAACGAAGCTGCATTGTATAACCACCGTGGGATCATCGCAAATCCTAACTGTTCAACAATTCAAATGATGGTCGCATTGGAACCAATTAGAAAGGCTTTTGGTTTGAAGCAGATTATCGTTTCAACTTATCAAGCAGCTAGTGGTGCCGGTCAGAGTGCTTTGAATGAATTATACGCAGAAGCACAGGACTACTTGGATGGTAAAGACATGAAAGCAGATATTTTTCCAACGAAGGGCGATAAGGAGCATTATCCTTTAGCTTTCAACCTCTTACCACAAATTGATGTTTTGGAAGATAACCTTTATTCTCATGAAGAGTGGAAAATGATTCATGAAACAAAGAAGATTATGTTGGGTGATATGAATTCACCTGAAATCAAAGTCACAGCTACTTGTGTCAGAGTTCCTGTTCCAATTAGTCACGGTGAGTCAGTTTATATTGAAGTTGCCGATAAGTCAGCCACAACTGAAAAGATTCAACAACTTATCAGAGAAGCACCGGGTGCCGTATTACAAGATGATCCAGATCACCAAGTTTATCCACAACCAATCAATGCGGTTGGCAGTCGTGATACATTTGTTGGTCGGATCCGTCCCGATTTAGAAAACGAAGGGGCCTTCAATATGTGGGTTGTTTCCGATAATCTATTGAAGGGTGCCGCTTGGAATACTGTACAGATTGCTGAAAGATTAGTTGCTGACGATTTAGTTTCAGTGCCAGCTGCTGAATAA
- a CDS encoding aminotransferase class I/II-fold pyridoxal phosphate-dependent enzyme, with the protein MPELDSSVKNVVNETIAPMGRSMIREFAEKFAKIPGLVKLTLGEPNFNVPEHVKDAAIESIKENESHYSDQKGFLSLREAISGYLDKQFDLKYDPETEIIVTIGATEAIFDSLAAIINPGDKVIIPTPTFALYIPIVKILGGVPVQVDTTDDGFCMTGKHLEEVIQAEGPDKVKAMMLNFPGNPTGFVYSKEQLQEIVDVVKDKNMFVISDEIYAELTYGHKHLSLAKLMPGKTILINGLSKSHAMTGYRIGYIAGPKDFVEEANKMHAFTVTAPSNPAQFAAEEALKNGIDDPIAMRKIYQERRDYLVGELNDMGYETVLPEGAFYTFSKIPAKYNLDSIEFANKLAEEGLVGVTPGVAFGKGGEGHFRISYAASMEDIQEAMKRLRKFTDNL; encoded by the coding sequence ATGCCAGAATTAGATTCGTCAGTAAAAAATGTAGTAAATGAAACGATTGCCCCAATGGGTAGATCAATGATCAGAGAGTTTGCCGAGAAATTTGCAAAAATCCCTGGGTTAGTAAAATTAACGCTTGGTGAACCAAACTTTAACGTTCCTGAACACGTTAAGGATGCTGCCATTGAAAGTATTAAGGAAAATGAATCTCACTACTCAGACCAAAAAGGTTTCTTGAGTTTGAGAGAAGCCATTTCGGGATACTTGGACAAACAATTCGATCTTAAATATGATCCAGAAACAGAGATTATCGTCACAATTGGTGCTACTGAAGCAATCTTTGATTCATTGGCTGCTATCATCAACCCTGGTGACAAGGTAATTATTCCTACACCAACATTTGCATTGTACATTCCAATCGTTAAGATTCTTGGCGGTGTGCCTGTGCAAGTTGATACTACCGATGATGGTTTCTGCATGACTGGTAAACATTTGGAAGAAGTTATCCAAGCAGAAGGTCCTGATAAAGTTAAGGCAATGATGCTTAATTTCCCAGGAAACCCAACTGGATTTGTTTACTCAAAGGAACAATTACAAGAAATCGTTGATGTCGTTAAAGATAAGAATATGTTTGTTATTTCTGATGAAATCTACGCTGAATTAACTTATGGTCACAAACACTTGTCACTAGCTAAGTTGATGCCTGGTAAGACTATTTTGATCAATGGTCTCTCAAAATCACATGCTATGACAGGTTACCGTATCGGTTATATCGCCGGTCCTAAAGACTTTGTTGAAGAAGCTAACAAGATGCACGCCTTTACCGTTACAGCTCCTTCAAACCCAGCTCAATTTGCTGCCGAAGAAGCCTTGAAGAATGGGATTGATGATCCAATTGCCATGCGTAAAATTTACCAAGAACGTCGTGATTACTTAGTTGGTGAGTTGAATGACATGGGTTATGAAACAGTCTTGCCAGAAGGTGCATTCTACACATTCTCTAAGATTCCTGCCAAGTACAACTTAGATTCAATTGAATTTGCTAATAAATTAGCTGAAGAAGGACTTGTTGGTGTTACACCAGGAGTTGCCTTTGGTAAAGGTGGCGAAGGTCACTTCAGAATTTCATACGCTGCTTCAATGGAAGATATTCAAGAAGCTATGAAACGTTTGAGAAAGTTTACTGATAATTTATAA
- the dapB gene encoding 4-hydroxy-tetrahydrodipicolinate reductase, producing the protein MIKVIISGFSGSMGQKAIKMVADSEDMELVAGFNPIVTDLDPKTYGLAENVKIFNKLSDIDVVADIWIDFSIPSAVFDNTKFAIEHGIRPVIGTSGMSEEQTAELKKLADAKQLGGIIASNFGLSAVLMMKFAQVAAKYFEESEIVEKHHEDKLDAPSGTALNTARLIYEARGHNQPQHSDDDPMGTRGGDYHGTKIHALRLPGFVADEEVIFGGVGETLTISQSTTDRQSFMTGVKLAVHEVMKQNELVIGLEQII; encoded by the coding sequence ATGATAAAAGTTATAATTTCAGGTTTCAGTGGTTCAATGGGCCAAAAAGCTATCAAAATGGTTGCCGATTCAGAGGATATGGAATTAGTTGCTGGATTCAATCCCATCGTGACTGATTTGGATCCGAAGACTTATGGATTAGCTGAAAATGTGAAAATTTTTAATAAACTATCTGATATTGATGTTGTAGCAGATATTTGGATCGACTTTTCAATTCCAAGTGCGGTTTTCGATAATACTAAATTTGCGATTGAGCACGGAATTCGCCCAGTCATTGGTACAAGTGGGATGAGTGAAGAACAAACAGCTGAATTAAAGAAACTCGCTGATGCTAAACAGCTTGGGGGCATTATTGCTTCTAATTTTGGTTTATCAGCAGTTTTAATGATGAAGTTCGCTCAAGTTGCAGCCAAGTATTTTGAAGAATCAGAGATTGTTGAAAAACACCACGAAGACAAGCTAGATGCACCATCAGGAACAGCTCTAAACACAGCTAGATTGATTTATGAGGCACGTGGACACAATCAACCACAACACAGTGATGATGACCCTATGGGCACAAGAGGCGGCGATTATCATGGAACAAAAATCCATGCGTTGCGTCTACCAGGGTTCGTAGCTGATGAAGAAGTTATCTTTGGTGGAGTAGGCGAAACATTAACCATTTCTCAAAGTACAACCGATCGTCAGAGCTTTATGACAGGGGTTAAGTTGGCCGTTCATGAAGTTATGAAACAAAACGAGTTGGTAATTGGGTTGGAACAAATTATCTAG
- the dapA gene encoding 4-hydroxy-tetrahydrodipicolinate synthase — MDDEIDLMTAIITPFDDNDQIDYAALEKLTEHLLATGSKGFVIGGTTGETPTLTETEKLDLYQKFVKIVNGRAPIIAGAGSNNTAGTIDFIHKLAKIDGIDMALVVVPYYNKPNQRGMIAHFETVAKNSPLPIMIYNIPGRTGVLMEKETVVQLSKNRNIYGVKQCNTMEDLEYIVEHTDDDFAVFSGEDAQALFAKVIGANGVISVASHIYGDEMTEMFKSLDEGNYQIAGKIQRQLTPKMAALFMYPSPSPVKAALNRAGYQVGSCRLPILPLNKAEQDTLFKILDV, encoded by the coding sequence ATGGATGACGAAATTGATTTAATGACAGCAATCATTACACCGTTTGATGATAATGATCAGATTGATTATGCGGCACTGGAGAAGTTGACTGAACACTTGTTAGCAACTGGTTCAAAAGGATTTGTAATCGGTGGGACAACTGGTGAAACACCAACTTTAACCGAAACTGAGAAGTTGGATCTGTATCAGAAATTCGTCAAAATCGTCAATGGACGAGCTCCAATTATTGCCGGTGCTGGTAGTAACAATACTGCTGGAACAATTGATTTTATTCACAAGTTGGCAAAAATCGATGGCATTGATATGGCGTTGGTCGTAGTGCCTTATTACAACAAGCCCAATCAACGAGGGATGATTGCTCACTTTGAAACCGTTGCTAAAAATTCTCCATTACCAATTATGATTTATAACATTCCTGGTCGGACAGGCGTTTTGATGGAAAAGGAAACTGTTGTCCAATTGTCGAAGAATCGCAATATTTACGGTGTTAAGCAGTGTAATACCATGGAAGACTTGGAATATATCGTTGAACATACTGACGATGATTTTGCCGTCTTTAGTGGTGAGGATGCTCAAGCCTTGTTTGCCAAAGTTATCGGTGCAAATGGCGTCATCTCAGTTGCTTCACACATCTATGGCGATGAAATGACTGAAATGTTCAAGTCATTGGATGAAGGCAATTATCAGATTGCTGGTAAGATTCAACGCCAATTAACACCAAAGATGGCCGCATTATTTATGTATCCATCGCCATCACCAGTTAAGGCAGCTTTGAATCGAGCTGGTTATCAAGTCGGCAGTTGTCGTTTGCCAATCCTGCCATTAAATAAAGCTGAGCAAGACACATTATTTAAAATCTTAGATGTTTAG
- a CDS encoding N-acetyldiaminopimelate deacetylase produces the protein MTLSNEQLIQIRRHLHSIPELAMHEIKTHAYVLQVIQSFSQTNLEIKELPELPTALLVLVKGSNPQRNIGYRCDMDALPVTETHESSYKSTNPGVMHACGHDIHTTVALGILNYFSENQPKDNLVFFFQPAEESESGGKVAYDLGAFSGDFHIDEFYGLHDNPLLKTGVIGCRMGTLFAGTTEVNITIHGKSGHAAYPHLANDAIVIAANFINQVQTVISRSIDPIKCGVITFGKLDAGVIRNVIAGEARIEGTIRGLTQDMIEFIRQRISEIAEGLEKSFICQIDVDYNQGGYYPVENNPKLTKRFINYMKENKNVAFEETEPKMTGEDFGYLINKIPGTMFWLGVESKGALHSADFLPNEAAIQKGIEAMVGFLGYRMNLEEE, from the coding sequence ATGACATTATCAAATGAACAGTTGATTCAGATCAGACGACATTTACATTCCATTCCGGAACTAGCAATGCACGAGATTAAGACACATGCTTATGTGTTGCAAGTGATTCAATCATTTTCTCAGACTAATTTGGAAATTAAAGAGCTACCAGAATTACCAACTGCTCTGTTGGTGTTAGTCAAGGGTTCGAACCCACAAAGAAATATCGGTTATCGTTGCGACATGGACGCTTTGCCCGTAACAGAAACACATGAATCAAGTTATAAATCAACTAATCCCGGCGTGATGCATGCTTGTGGACACGATATTCACACAACTGTGGCGTTAGGAATTTTGAATTATTTCAGTGAGAATCAACCCAAAGATAATCTAGTGTTCTTCTTTCAACCAGCTGAGGAAAGTGAAAGTGGCGGTAAAGTTGCCTATGATTTAGGGGCGTTTAGTGGTGATTTTCACATTGATGAATTCTATGGATTACATGACAATCCACTTTTGAAAACTGGTGTAATTGGTTGTCGAATGGGCACATTATTTGCTGGTACGACTGAGGTTAACATCACGATTCATGGTAAGAGTGGTCATGCGGCATACCCACATTTAGCTAATGATGCGATTGTAATTGCGGCTAACTTCATCAACCAAGTTCAGACAGTGATTTCTCGTAGTATTGATCCAATCAAGTGCGGTGTGATTACGTTTGGCAAGCTGGACGCTGGTGTGATTAGAAATGTCATTGCCGGTGAGGCTAGAATTGAAGGGACCATCCGTGGATTGACTCAAGATATGATTGAATTTATCCGTCAACGTATTTCAGAGATTGCTGAGGGATTGGAAAAATCATTCATTTGTCAGATTGATGTTGATTATAATCAGGGCGGTTATTATCCTGTTGAAAACAATCCTAAATTAACCAAAAGATTTATTAATTATATGAAAGAAAATAAAAATGTTGCTTTTGAAGAAACTGAACCAAAGATGACTGGTGAGGATTTTGGTTATTTAATCAATAAAATTCCCGGAACAATGTTTTGGCTAGGTGTTGAAAGTAAAGGTGCACTTCATTCAGCAGATTTCTTGCCGAATGAAGCAGCAATTCAAAAAGGTATTGAGGCGATGGTTGGTTTCTTAGGCTATCGGATGAATTTGGAGGAAGAGTAA
- the dapD gene encoding 2,3,4,5-tetrahydropyridine-2,6-dicarboxylate N-acetyltransferase: MTKMDAQEIINYIGNSKKSTPVKVYLQGDVSHIEFPSEIKVFKSNDLAIIIGDFKVIEPILKANSLTDYYAEADGQNTGVPMLDTKHINARIEPGAIIRDRVEIGDNAVIMMGAVINIGAEIGAKTMIDMGAVLGGRAIVGENSHIGANAVLAGVVEPASAQPVRIGNNVIVGANAVVLEGVQVGDDAVVGAGAIVTKDVAAGTVVAGVPAKILKVKDQKTTDKTQIESTLRKL, translated from the coding sequence ATGACAAAAATGGATGCACAAGAAATTATCAATTATATAGGAAACTCAAAGAAATCTACGCCCGTAAAAGTTTATTTACAAGGGGATGTTTCCCACATTGAATTTCCTTCCGAAATCAAAGTTTTTAAGAGTAACGACTTGGCAATTATCATCGGGGACTTTAAAGTGATCGAACCAATCTTGAAAGCTAATTCATTAACTGATTATTATGCTGAAGCAGATGGTCAAAATACTGGTGTACCAATGCTAGATACCAAGCATATCAACGCTCGGATCGAACCAGGTGCCATTATCCGTGACCGTGTTGAAATTGGTGATAACGCCGTTATAATGATGGGCGCTGTAATCAACATTGGTGCTGAAATCGGTGCTAAGACAATGATTGATATGGGTGCCGTACTTGGTGGTCGTGCTATCGTTGGTGAAAATTCACATATCGGTGCTAATGCCGTTTTGGCCGGAGTAGTTGAACCTGCTTCTGCCCAACCAGTTCGTATTGGAAATAACGTCATCGTGGGTGCCAACGCCGTTGTCCTTGAAGGTGTTCAAGTTGGCGATGATGCTGTTGTCGGTGCCGGAGCTATTGTTACTAAAGATGTGGCTGCCGGAACTGTTGTTGCCGGTGTACCTGCTAAAATTCTTAAAGTTAAAGATCAGAAAACGACTGATAAAACTCAAATTGAGAGTACTTTAAGGAAGTTGTAA
- the lysA gene encoding diaminopimelate decarboxylase, with protein MITNDLTSKNGHLMIGGVDSVDLAKKYGTPLYVFDVSQIRSQIRKFKSAFEGAGLKYQVSYASKAFAVKAIYQVMKQEDVHIDVVSGGELHTALAAGFPSEKISFHGNNKSFDELVMAVQNHVGVIMLDNFHEIEMLSRILKTDDEKINVMLRLTPGISAHTHKYDQTGQTDSKFGFDVESGQAKEAMKQVLDDSNMNLLGIHAHIGSQIFGTQGFVMLAQKMIAISKDFQKEFNYWPEVINLGGGFGISYNEDDDPITANEFIKQIADELKQNCDNVPEIWIEPGRSIVGPSGYTLYEIGSRKDIPDLTPYVSVDGGMGDNIRPALYQAKYEAVVANKMDEPIVETAHIAGKYCESGDIMIDQQPLPETVPGDILAVLDTGAYGYSMAMNYNRNPRPAVVFVEDGQDKLVVKRETYQDLTSLDLDY; from the coding sequence ATGATTACAAATGATTTAACGAGCAAGAATGGACATTTAATGATAGGCGGAGTTGACAGCGTCGATTTAGCCAAGAAATATGGCACCCCACTATATGTATTCGATGTTTCCCAGATCCGTAGCCAAATAAGAAAATTCAAGTCAGCTTTTGAAGGCGCTGGTTTGAAATATCAAGTCAGTTATGCCAGTAAGGCATTTGCAGTCAAAGCAATCTATCAAGTTATGAAACAAGAAGATGTTCATATTGATGTCGTTTCTGGTGGCGAGTTGCATACCGCATTGGCAGCCGGTTTTCCCAGTGAGAAGATCAGTTTCCATGGTAACAACAAGTCCTTTGACGAATTAGTCATGGCTGTTCAAAATCATGTCGGTGTAATTATGTTAGATAATTTTCACGAAATTGAAATGTTATCACGTATTTTAAAAACAGACGACGAAAAAATTAATGTTATGTTGCGATTGACTCCCGGAATTTCAGCCCACACTCACAAGTACGACCAAACTGGTCAAACTGATAGTAAATTCGGATTCGATGTTGAGTCTGGACAAGCTAAAGAAGCCATGAAACAAGTCTTAGATGATTCTAATATGAATCTTTTAGGAATTCATGCCCATATAGGTTCACAAATTTTTGGAACACAAGGTTTCGTTATGTTAGCCCAAAAGATGATTGCCATTTCCAAAGATTTTCAAAAGGAATTCAACTATTGGCCAGAAGTAATCAATCTTGGTGGTGGCTTTGGTATTAGTTATAACGAAGATGATGATCCAATTACTGCTAACGAATTTATCAAACAGATTGCCGATGAGCTGAAGCAGAATTGCGACAATGTTCCTGAAATTTGGATCGAACCTGGTCGTTCAATTGTTGGACCTTCCGGTTATACACTTTATGAAATCGGTTCTCGCAAGGATATTCCTGATTTAACACCTTATGTTTCGGTTGATGGTGGTATGGGTGACAATATTCGTCCAGCGTTATATCAAGCAAAATATGAAGCAGTCGTTGCTAATAAGATGGACGAACCAATCGTCGAAACAGCCCACATTGCTGGTAAGTATTGCGAATCAGGCGATATCATGATTGATCAGCAACCACTTCCAGAGACCGTACCCGGAGATATCTTGGCAGTACTTGATACCGGAGCTTATGGTTACTCGATGGCAATGAATTATAACCGCAATCCTAGACCGGCAGTTGTCTTTGTGGAAGATGGTCAGGACAAATTGGTTGTTAAACGTGAAACTTATCAAGATTTAACTAGTTTAGACTTGGATTACTAA